Below is a window of Flavobacterium sp. N2820 DNA.
TGGTATTGATGAACTCAAAAATACGTTACTTTCTTTTGTAAATACTGGTGCGCTGAGAAACAACGAAACGATTGTGACCAACACCCGCCATTATGATTCGCTTCTAAAAGCATTGGAAGAGGTACAGAAGGTGAAATGGGGATTGGATTCGGGACTTTCTTCGGATTTGATGGCGATTGATATTCGCTCTGCCCTACACTACTTTGGGGAGATCACAGGAGAAGTTACAAATGATGAGTTATTAGGAAATATTTTTGCTAATTTTTGCATCGGGAAATAATGTAAGATAAATTTTACAAAAAATACATCAAAAAAACAAAATAAACCCGCATTTTATGCGGGTTTTTCTTTATTTTCAATATTTTACAATTTTGTAAAATTATGCACTATTTTTTATAGATTTGTACCTCCCTTGTACCTCGATGAAGAAAAAAAAAATATAATTTTTAAAAAAGTGAAATTTTGGCACTTATTTCTTCTTATTGATAGGTGAGTAAATTTATGTCAGGGTGAAATTATGGGTGAAATTATGTCTAAAATAGTGCAAAATGAAGACAAATATTAGGGTCAAAAAAAAGTGCGAATACTGTAAAGAAGAATTTGTTGCGAAAACAACAAAAACTAGATATTGTTGCCATAGATGTAATCAAAAAGGTTACAAGCAAAACATGAAACAAAATAAAATTGCAACTGCTGAAAAAGCAACTAAGCTAGACATAATTAATGTAGATGAATTAAACAAAAAGGATTTTCTAACCGCCAAAGAAGCGGCATACATTTTGAACATGTCGTTACGAACAGTTTACCGATTGATTCAATCGAAAGAATTAAATGCTTATAATTTTTCTGAAAGAAAAACTCTTGTAAGAAGAAAAGATATTGATATGTATTTTGACTTAAGTTTAAATGACATCAATATTGATAAAAGCCATTTAAAAGAATTGATTAATTTAGAGAACTCGTATACCATGGATGAAGTTCAAAAAAAATATAATATTTCTAGTAGCGCATTGTTTAATTTAATTAAGCGTTTGGAGATACAAAAGAAACAAGTTGGAAAACACGTTTTAGTTAGAAAAGAAGATATTGATAAAATTTTTGCTCCATGATAAAAGTTACACTGAGAGAAAAGCCGCTAAAATCTGATAAGTTAAGTTTATACTTGGACTACTATCCTCCTATCACACATCCTGATACTGGAAAAAAAACAAGACGTGAGTTTTTAAACTTATATATTGAAAAAAATCCGAAGACACCAGAGGCAAAAAAGCAAAACAAAGAAACCTTGCAAATGGCAAACGGTGTTCGTTCCAAAAGAGAAGTTCAACTACGAAATAGAGAGTTTGGATTTAAAGAGAATGTAAACATTAGTATTGATTTTCTAAATTTCTACAAGGACATTGTTACTGGATATTACAACAAAGGAAGTAAATCGCAATACAATAACTGGCAATCGTCATACAATCACTTCGAACAATTTTGTAGCGAAAAGATAACCACTGGAGATTTGGATAGCAATTTTGTAAAACGTTACAGAAACTATTTATTGAACGCTGAAATCAATCGCAATTTAACGGTTGTGAAAAATCTATCCAGAAATACTGCATCCACCTATTTCAAACATTTTATTTATGTTCTTAAGGAAGGTTATAAAGAAGGATTCATTGAAAAAGATTTGGCTAAAAATGCCGAATACATAAAAGAAGAAGAAACCCAACGTGAATATTTAACCGAAGAGGAACTAAAAACACTTTGGAATACTCCTATAAAGAAAGAAGTCGTAAAGCATATGGCGATGTTTTCAGCCTTATCAGGATTACGATTTGTTGATATTAAAAATTTAAAATGGGAAAACATATACCAAGACAACCATCAAGGGCATTACATTCAATTGAGAGAGAAAAAAACAAACTCCACAAAAAACCATCCAATTAATGAAACTGCCTACACTATTTTAAAAGTGCAAAACACAACTGAAGGATTTGTGTTTAGAAATATTGAATACACCCAAGTTTCACGCCCCATGAAGGACTGGTTAACCGATAGTGGTATTAAAAAGAAAATTTCTTTTCATAACTTTAGACACAGTTACGCCACTTTACAACTTGCCAACGGAACCGACATTTATACCGTTTCCAAATTGTTAGGACACAAAAACGTAACAACCACACAGATTTACACCAAAGTATTAGATAAAAATAAAATTGAAGCTGCTAACCGTATAAAACTAGACTTAGATGGAATATGAAAAATTATATTTAAAAACATTTAATGAAGTTCATTCTAATAAAGAAAACTACATTAAAAACAAGTTAATTGAATACATAAATAAAGATTACGGATTTAATAAGGCTTCAAATGAAATTTTGGAAGAGAGCAGAAAAAAATTCGAAACGAATAAATTCAATACTACTACCCCATACACTGATTTAATTTATATTTTTAATAACGAAAGAAAAAAATACTCTAAAAACTTTAACGAAAATGTTTTCAAAAGAGATGTTAAACCAGTATTTGATAATTTACAGATTAACGAGTATTCATTTGAAGACCTTATCA
It encodes the following:
- a CDS encoding helix-turn-helix domain-containing protein, whose product is MKQNKIATAEKATKLDIINVDELNKKDFLTAKEAAYILNMSLRTVYRLIQSKELNAYNFSERKTLVRRKDIDMYFDLSLNDINIDKSHLKELINLENSYTMDEVQKKYNISSSALFNLIKRLEIQKKQVGKHVLVRKEDIDKIFAP
- a CDS encoding tyrosine-type recombinase/integrase produces the protein MIKVTLREKPLKSDKLSLYLDYYPPITHPDTGKKTRREFLNLYIEKNPKTPEAKKQNKETLQMANGVRSKREVQLRNREFGFKENVNISIDFLNFYKDIVTGYYNKGSKSQYNNWQSSYNHFEQFCSEKITTGDLDSNFVKRYRNYLLNAEINRNLTVVKNLSRNTASTYFKHFIYVLKEGYKEGFIEKDLAKNAEYIKEEETQREYLTEEELKTLWNTPIKKEVVKHMAMFSALSGLRFVDIKNLKWENIYQDNHQGHYIQLREKKTNSTKNHPINETAYTILKVQNTTEGFVFRNIEYTQVSRPMKDWLTDSGIKKKISFHNFRHSYATLQLANGTDIYTVSKLLGHKNVTTTQIYTKVLDKNKIEAANRIKLDLDGI